The following are from one region of the Nicotiana tabacum cultivar K326 chromosome 3, ASM71507v2, whole genome shotgun sequence genome:
- the LOC142176490 gene encoding uncharacterized protein LOC142176490: MENIPITSDRIKEIVESSYASQKSRKSVRRKLKESPPWKILGHDALQEVRVGSIFENKQNMTKFFCNLEINQKVEFTAVRSCSKRYELKCIVEKCGTYTSIKRDAQNRFAYMFLSHAASLAGWSYCRPVIAVDAMFLKSKYCGVLFVAVSKDANNQIFSLCFGVAESENNEAYIWFFGEMRKAIQVCHKLVFLSDRNQSIANGIRKVFPEVHHGICLFHFEKNLKQRHAKATVINLFPSAARSYKREDFNQLISQLKSIDKKTYNYIIEEPPARWAQSWFPRRRYDMLTTNMVESMNSVLLKGREMTILRMLDFIQEKLGEWFYERRKKANKTFHRVSIWRRDD, from the exons ATGGAGAATATACCGATAACATCAGATAGAATTAAAGAAATTGTTGAAAGTTCTTATGCTTCTCAGAAATCAAGAAAAAGTGTGAGGAGAAAGCTGAAAGAATCTCCACCATGGAAAATACTTGGTCATGATGCATTGCAGGAAGTAAGAGTtggatcaatttttgagaacaaaCAAAACATGACTAAATTTTTTTGCAACTTGGAGATAAACCAGAAAGTGGAATTCACTGCTGTTAGATCATGTTCAAAGAGATACGAGCTGAAATGCATCGTGGAAAAATGTG GAACGTACACAAGCATAAAAAGAGATGCGCAGAATAG ATTTGCTTACATGTTCCTTTCTCATGCGGCATCACTAGCTGGTTGGTCCTACTGTAGACCCGTTATTGCAGTTGATGCAATGTTTTTAAAGTCCAAATATTGTGGTGTTCTATTTGTTGCTGTATCAAAGGATGCAAACAATCAAATCTTTTCGTTATGTTTTGGTGTAGCAGAATCAGAAAACAATGAGGCATACATTTGGTTCTTCGGGgaaatgagaaaagcaattcaagtctGTCATAAATTGGTTTTCTTGTCAGATAGAAACCAATCGATTGCAAATGGGATTAGAAAAGTTTTTCCTGAAGTTCACCATGGTATCTGCCTCTTTCACTttgagaaaaatttaaagcaaagACATGCAAAAGCCACGGTAATAAATCTTTTTCCAAGTGCTGCAAGGTCATACAAACGTGAAGATTTTAATCAGTTAATATCCCAACTCAAAAGTATTGACAAGAAAACATACAATTACATAATTGAAGAGCCTCCAGCAAGATGGGCTCAATCGTGGTTCCCACGGCGACGTTATGATATGCTAACAACAAACATGGTAGAATCAATGAATTCCGTTTTACTAAAAGGGAGAGAAATGACTATTTTAAGAATGTTAGATTTCATCCAAGAAAAGTTAGGAGAGTGGTTTTACGAACGGAGAAAAAAGGCAAATAAAACTTTTCACAGAGTATCAATATGGAGAAGAGATGACTAA